The Natrinema sp. HArc-T2 genome has a segment encoding these proteins:
- a CDS encoding M24 family metallopeptidase gives MTGADDRGIEHGLPADGPSPSALARERRENAADVLASTLETRDATAFVHAGRGREPSIRYCCESMPHGRTAVAYDGTTDEWLVRSADASDGHPAADLAATLADRGPEGTILTPPHVPHDAALYLENAGFEVASTEAIARARATKTTGECDRIAVAQRAASAGIRRAASVLADAAIVDGRLAVEDGNGDTVPLTPARLRIAIDEAIVGAGAFPAGNTAVNPETVSHPDTDADREALRPDESIVLAATPRGPSGYYGGLVRTLVVDSDGGRERRVHVAVTQSFRSARSLLTAGSASVHTVAADLEAEVRSFGLDDSDEVEATVSGVGLESCEGPIDGSDEIEPGAVVRLDVAARVDETSRLRIADVVVVTDEGERPDRLAAPAHSLSPAALLER, from the coding sequence GTGACCGGAGCGGACGATCGCGGGATCGAGCACGGTCTGCCAGCCGATGGTCCGTCACCGTCGGCGCTCGCCCGCGAGCGGCGTGAGAATGCAGCCGACGTGCTGGCTTCCACACTCGAGACCCGAGACGCGACCGCATTCGTCCACGCCGGTCGCGGACGCGAGCCGTCGATCCGCTATTGCTGCGAGTCGATGCCACACGGACGTACTGCCGTCGCGTACGACGGCACCACCGACGAGTGGCTCGTCCGCTCGGCTGACGCAAGCGACGGCCATCCCGCTGCTGACCTCGCGGCGACGCTTGCGGATCGCGGTCCCGAGGGGACGATCCTGACCCCACCACACGTCCCACACGATGCGGCGCTCTACCTCGAGAACGCGGGCTTCGAGGTGGCCTCGACGGAGGCCATCGCACGGGCGCGGGCGACGAAAACCACCGGCGAGTGCGACCGGATTGCGGTCGCACAACGCGCAGCGAGCGCTGGGATTCGACGGGCCGCGTCGGTCCTGGCCGACGCGGCGATCGTCGACGGTCGGCTCGCGGTTGAAGATGGGAACGGCGACACCGTCCCGCTGACGCCCGCCCGCTTGCGGATCGCCATCGACGAGGCGATCGTCGGCGCGGGTGCGTTCCCAGCTGGCAACACCGCCGTCAATCCCGAGACTGTCTCTCATCCAGACACCGACGCCGACAGAGAGGCACTCCGACCCGACGAGTCGATCGTACTCGCAGCCACACCCCGCGGGCCGTCCGGCTACTACGGCGGACTCGTCCGTACACTCGTCGTCGACAGCGACGGCGGTCGGGAACGGCGCGTCCACGTCGCCGTCACCCAGTCGTTTCGCTCCGCGCGGTCGCTGCTGACGGCCGGCTCGGCGTCCGTCCACACCGTCGCAGCCGATCTCGAGGCAGAAGTGCGCTCGTTCGGACTCGACGACAGCGACGAGGTCGAGGCCACCGTCTCCGGCGTCGGCCTCGAGTCCTGCGAAGGGCCGATCGACGGCAGCGACGAAATCGAACCCGGGGCCGTGGTCCGACTCGATGTGGCCGCCCGCGTCGACGAGACGAGTCGGCTCCGGATCGCCGACGTGGTAGTCGTCACTGACGAGGGCGAACGACCCGACCGACTCGCGGCCCCTGCACATTCGCTGTCGCCGGCGGCGCTGCTCGAGCGGTAG
- a CDS encoding UvrD-helicase domain-containing protein, with the protein MATTDTTVTRLFGGPGSGKTTALLDHVEDILDQDGVTFRDILVVSYTRAAAQEVRERLAERLGESPRALQGNVCTMHAKAYELLDLSRSDVIGESDKEDFCDEYGIEYEDEYSGAGRRTARSTTIGNKVIATSQWLQRTSRDVSDWYDVPFQWDEEEVRLPPEIDPNAQEGNKYTPTWPSDDDRIDVPEAIRAWRSYKGEQGKIGFADMLERVEQRSLLPNVDYLVIDEFQDITTLQYDVYEEWKPHMKQVLIAGDDDQVVYSWQGADPALLLEEEVDDDIILPNSYRLPSNVLNAVNKEIRHIDQRQDKDLKPRKEGGAVEARTNASMLDVVRMVRRTLVEGDGTIMVLFRARYQMFQFIDEFITEGVPFTSLTDQRMWTDRLTQYVRAVEAIDAGEDVTGLQARRLADMLQESAFGTNDRDDLFDEIDERQEDAGIDDLENLMIPTEVISDHVPFMPGPASASDMLRKVTNFQKKSVRAYFAIGEYQGMDTDRVRVGTIHSAKGREADHVLVGTDLTEKVVEQMVATVDDPEAIPGCEEFTKTTSPVPVLTDNERRVFYVGMSRARERLVLLENLVDGAPTLPVDVLLKNELTELTLEELVEEAQQPVDDGDADGLEAEAEAP; encoded by the coding sequence ATGGCTACGACGGACACGACGGTTACCCGCCTGTTCGGCGGTCCGGGAAGCGGGAAGACGACCGCGCTTCTCGACCACGTCGAAGATATTCTCGATCAGGACGGCGTTACCTTCCGAGACATTCTCGTTGTCTCGTACACGCGAGCGGCAGCGCAAGAGGTCCGAGAACGACTCGCCGAACGCCTCGGCGAGAGCCCACGTGCGCTGCAGGGCAACGTCTGTACGATGCACGCGAAGGCCTACGAGCTCCTTGATCTCTCTCGAAGCGACGTCATCGGCGAATCCGACAAAGAGGACTTCTGTGACGAGTACGGTATCGAGTACGAAGACGAGTACTCGGGTGCTGGCCGCCGAACCGCCCGGTCGACGACGATCGGCAACAAAGTCATCGCGACCAGTCAGTGGCTCCAGCGAACCAGCCGCGACGTCTCCGACTGGTACGACGTCCCCTTCCAGTGGGACGAAGAGGAAGTCCGACTCCCACCGGAGATCGACCCCAACGCCCAGGAGGGGAACAAATACACCCCGACCTGGCCCAGCGACGACGACCGGATCGACGTCCCCGAAGCGATCCGTGCCTGGCGCTCCTACAAGGGCGAACAGGGCAAGATCGGCTTCGCCGATATGTTAGAGCGCGTCGAACAGCGCTCGCTGCTGCCCAACGTCGACTACCTCGTGATCGACGAGTTCCAGGACATCACGACCCTGCAGTACGACGTCTACGAGGAGTGGAAACCCCACATGAAGCAGGTGCTGATCGCCGGCGACGACGACCAGGTCGTCTACTCCTGGCAGGGTGCCGATCCCGCGCTCTTGCTCGAGGAAGAGGTTGACGACGACATTATTCTCCCGAACTCCTACCGGCTGCCCTCGAACGTCCTCAACGCGGTCAACAAGGAAATCCGCCACATCGACCAGCGCCAGGACAAAGACCTCAAGCCCCGAAAGGAAGGCGGAGCCGTCGAGGCACGCACCAATGCGTCGATGCTCGACGTCGTCCGGATGGTGCGGCGCACGCTCGTCGAGGGCGACGGCACCATCATGGTGTTGTTCCGCGCCCGCTACCAGATGTTCCAGTTCATCGACGAGTTCATCACCGAAGGGGTGCCGTTCACCTCGCTGACCGATCAGCGGATGTGGACCGACCGGCTCACCCAGTACGTCCGCGCGGTCGAAGCGATCGACGCCGGCGAGGACGTCACCGGCCTGCAGGCCCGCCGACTCGCCGACATGCTCCAGGAGTCGGCCTTTGGCACCAACGACCGCGACGACCTCTTCGACGAGATCGACGAGCGCCAGGAGGACGCCGGCATCGACGACCTCGAGAACCTCATGATTCCGACCGAGGTCATCTCCGACCACGTGCCGTTCATGCCCGGCCCAGCCTCTGCCTCGGATATGCTCCGGAAGGTCACCAACTTCCAGAAAAAGAGCGTCCGCGCCTACTTCGCGATCGGCGAGTACCAGGGGATGGACACCGACCGGGTCCGCGTCGGCACGATCCACTCCGCGAAGGGTCGTGAGGCCGACCACGTCCTCGTCGGCACCGACCTCACCGAGAAGGTCGTCGAGCAGATGGTCGCCACCGTCGACGACCCCGAAGCCATTCCGGGCTGCGAGGAATTCACCAAGACGACCTCGCCAGTGCCCGTCCTGACGGACAACGAACGGCGCGTCTTCTACGTCGGCATGTCTCGAGCCCGCGAGCGGCTCGTCCTCCTCGAGAACCTCGTCGACGGCGCGCCCACGCTGCCGGTCGACGTCCTGCTGAAAAACGAACTGACGGAGCTGACCCTCGAGGAACTCGTCGAGGAGGCCCAGCAGCCGGTCGACGACGGGGACGCCGACGGGCTCGAGGCCGAAGCCGAAGCGCCGTGA
- a CDS encoding HVO_0416 family zinc finger protein, whose amino-acid sequence MATSPSDAGDDVIDQFLADRGHSVEPVGWEQEYNKKQCPECGGLHDPSASACTVCGWEPAS is encoded by the coding sequence ATGGCAACCTCACCCAGTGATGCCGGTGACGACGTCATCGATCAATTCCTCGCCGATCGCGGTCACTCGGTCGAACCAGTAGGGTGGGAACAAGAGTATAACAAAAAGCAGTGCCCGGAGTGTGGCGGCCTTCACGATCCGTCCGCCAGCGCCTGTACCGTTTGCGGCTGGGAACCAGCGTCGTAA
- a CDS encoding ThiF family adenylyltransferase has protein sequence MSDLRLNATQLDRYSRHVIMDEIGPEGQQRLLEGSVLIVGAGGLGSPAIQYLAAAGVGRLGIVDDDVVERSNLQRQIVHGDDDVDRPKVESAADYVATLNPDIDVETHETRITAANVDELVADYDVVLDASDNFATRYLLNDHCVLTETPLFHGAIYRFEGQLTSFTNDRGGDDDPPCYRCIFPEAPEPGTVPDCATTGVLGVLPGTVGCIQATEVVKYLIGKGDLLEGRLLMYDAMGMTFEEVPVQSNPACPVCGDDPEIESVEDVAYEGTCEISAD, from the coding sequence ATGAGCGATCTGCGCCTCAATGCGACCCAACTCGACCGCTACTCGAGACACGTCATCATGGACGAGATCGGCCCCGAAGGCCAGCAGCGGCTGCTCGAGGGGTCCGTCCTGATCGTCGGCGCAGGCGGGCTCGGCTCGCCGGCGATCCAGTACCTCGCGGCAGCCGGCGTCGGTCGACTGGGGATCGTCGACGACGATGTCGTCGAACGCTCGAACTTACAACGCCAGATCGTCCACGGCGACGACGACGTCGACCGACCGAAAGTCGAAAGCGCGGCCGACTACGTCGCGACGCTGAATCCCGACATCGACGTCGAGACCCACGAAACCCGCATCACCGCGGCGAACGTCGACGAACTGGTCGCCGACTACGATGTCGTCCTCGATGCCAGCGACAACTTCGCCACCCGGTACCTGCTCAACGACCACTGTGTGCTCACCGAGACGCCGCTGTTCCACGGCGCGATCTACCGCTTCGAAGGCCAACTCACGTCGTTTACCAACGACCGCGGCGGGGACGACGACCCGCCGTGTTACCGGTGTATCTTCCCCGAAGCACCCGAGCCAGGGACCGTCCCCGACTGTGCGACCACGGGCGTTCTCGGCGTTCTCCCCGGCACCGTCGGCTGTATCCAGGCCACCGAGGTCGTCAAGTATCTCATCGGGAAGGGCGACCTACTCGAGGGCCGCCTCCTGATGTACGACGCGATGGGCATGACCTTCGAGGAAGTGCCGGTACAGTCGAACCCGGCGTGTCCGGTCTGTGGAGACGACCCCGAGATCGAGTCCGTCGAGGACGTCGCCTACGAGGGAACCTGCGAGATTTCGGCGGACTGA
- a CDS encoding SDR family oxidoreductase, with amino-acid sequence MDLELDGNSALVTAASSGLGFASAQALAEDGANVAICGRDEERLKGARDELDAMGTGDVLAVQADLTDPDDVSHLVRETVDAFGGLDHLVTSSGGPPSTTFLETDEQDWYQAYDLLVMSVVWTIEESYEHLLESDHGTITCITSRTVREVVDGLLLSNSVRRGVIGLVKTISREFAPEIRANAVLPGTIETARIEELIDARVERGTYDDYEEGLAAMASDIPMNRIGEPRELGDVVAFLSSPRASFVNGAEIPIDGGLLRS; translated from the coding sequence ATGGATCTCGAACTCGACGGCAATTCGGCGTTGGTGACCGCCGCCTCGAGCGGCCTCGGCTTTGCGAGCGCACAGGCACTCGCCGAAGACGGTGCGAACGTTGCGATCTGTGGCCGCGACGAGGAACGGCTCAAAGGCGCCCGCGATGAACTTGACGCGATGGGGACGGGCGACGTGCTCGCGGTGCAGGCCGATCTGACCGATCCCGACGACGTCTCCCACCTCGTCCGCGAGACCGTCGACGCCTTCGGCGGCCTCGACCACCTCGTCACGTCCTCGGGTGGACCGCCGAGTACGACCTTCCTCGAGACCGACGAACAGGACTGGTACCAGGCCTACGACCTGCTGGTGATGAGCGTCGTCTGGACGATCGAGGAGAGCTACGAGCACCTGCTCGAGTCCGACCACGGGACGATCACCTGTATCACCTCCAGAACCGTCCGGGAAGTCGTCGACGGCCTGCTGCTGTCGAACTCGGTGCGCCGCGGCGTGATCGGCCTCGTCAAGACTATTTCCCGGGAGTTCGCCCCCGAGATCCGGGCCAACGCAGTGCTGCCAGGGACGATCGAGACGGCCCGAATCGAGGAACTCATCGATGCCAGGGTCGAACGGGGCACCTACGACGACTACGAGGAGGGGCTGGCGGCGATGGCCAGCGACATCCCGATGAATCGCATCGGCGAGCCCCGCGAGCTCGGTGACGTGGTCGCCTTCCTCTCGAGTCCCCGTGCGAGTTTCGTCAACGGGGCAGAGATCCCGATCGACGGCGGCCTGCTGCGGAGCTAG
- a CDS encoding multidrug efflux SMR transporter, producing MSWPLLFVAGLFEIAWAIGLHYSDGLSKPVPTVGTAVALVVSMVLLAQAVQNLPIGTAYAVWTGIGAVGTATLGIMLFDEPATLVRLAFIFCIVVGVVGLNVVSSGH from the coding sequence ATGTCATGGCCGCTGCTGTTCGTTGCGGGACTGTTCGAAATCGCATGGGCGATCGGGCTCCACTACTCCGACGGGCTCTCGAAACCGGTGCCGACGGTTGGAACAGCGGTCGCGCTCGTTGTAAGCATGGTATTGCTCGCGCAAGCGGTGCAGAACCTCCCGATCGGCACCGCGTACGCGGTCTGGACGGGGATCGGCGCGGTCGGGACGGCAACGCTCGGCATCATGCTGTTCGACGAACCAGCAACGCTCGTTCGGCTCGCGTTCATCTTCTGTATCGTCGTCGGGGTCGTCGGTCTCAACGTCGTCTCGAGCGGGCACTGA
- a CDS encoding Tfx family DNA-binding protein — translation MIDDIEELLAEIGFDPETSVLTYRQAQVLALRERDVSQADIADALGTSRANVSSIESSARENVAKARETVAFAEALRAPVRVRVPAGTDLYDVPELVYDACDEAGVKVDYTAPDLMKVVSDAAGNAVTGRQVSTPLIVGVTSEGMVRVRHQD, via the coding sequence GTGATCGACGATATCGAGGAACTCCTAGCGGAGATCGGCTTCGATCCCGAGACCAGCGTGCTGACCTATCGACAGGCACAGGTGCTCGCGTTACGCGAACGCGACGTCTCGCAGGCTGATATCGCCGATGCGCTTGGTACCTCGCGAGCGAACGTCTCTTCGATCGAGTCAAGCGCCCGCGAGAACGTCGCGAAAGCCCGCGAGACGGTCGCGTTCGCGGAGGCGCTTCGCGCGCCGGTCCGAGTTCGCGTTCCCGCCGGAACCGACCTCTACGACGTGCCCGAGCTGGTCTACGACGCCTGCGACGAGGCCGGCGTCAAGGTCGATTACACCGCCCCAGATCTGATGAAAGTCGTCAGCGACGCCGCCGGCAACGCGGTTACGGGCCGGCAGGTGTCGACACCGCTGATCGTTGGCGTCACGTCGGAAGGGATGGTTCGGGTTCGCCATCAGGACTGA
- a CDS encoding MBL fold metallo-hydrolase, protein MQRLSLANAAFEGDNNAYLFADGSEVTLIDTGDWMATTRRQLEAALSEHGLGLADIDRILLTHWHHDHCGLAGEIQAESGADVYVHAADAALVADDTDAWNAMYDRQQRYFDEWGMPEDKQAVLVDRMTDDETTVETPTVTSFEDGETFTVNEIDLEVVHTSGHAAGLCMFEATIDGKRHVFSGDALLPVYTPNVGGADIRVERPLETYLRALQGIVDADYDRAWPGHRAPIDDPTARAQYIIDHHEERSWRVLDALNRLGPCDTWTVSADLFGELEDIHILHGPGESYAHLEHLERDGTVVREGTEYRLADGVAETLADLDEERWELEY, encoded by the coding sequence ATGCAACGGCTCTCGCTGGCGAATGCTGCGTTCGAAGGTGATAACAACGCGTATCTGTTCGCCGATGGCTCGGAAGTGACGTTGATCGATACCGGCGACTGGATGGCGACGACTCGCCGGCAACTCGAGGCGGCACTTTCCGAACACGGTCTCGGACTGGCGGATATCGACCGAATCCTTCTGACCCACTGGCACCACGACCACTGCGGGCTAGCCGGCGAGATTCAGGCCGAAAGCGGTGCTGACGTGTACGTCCACGCCGCCGATGCGGCCCTGGTCGCAGACGATACAGACGCCTGGAACGCAATGTACGACCGTCAGCAGCGCTACTTCGACGAGTGGGGGATGCCCGAGGACAAGCAGGCGGTGCTCGTCGACCGGATGACCGACGACGAGACGACCGTCGAAACGCCGACCGTAACGTCCTTCGAGGACGGTGAGACGTTCACCGTCAACGAAATCGATCTCGAGGTCGTCCACACCTCCGGCCACGCGGCTGGGCTTTGTATGTTCGAGGCGACGATCGATGGCAAACGGCACGTCTTCTCCGGGGACGCGCTGTTGCCGGTCTACACACCCAATGTTGGCGGTGCGGACATCCGTGTCGAGCGCCCGCTCGAGACGTACCTCCGTGCGCTACAGGGAATCGTCGACGCCGACTACGACCGCGCGTGGCCGGGCCACCGCGCGCCGATCGACGACCCCACCGCTCGTGCCCAGTACATCATCGATCACCACGAAGAACGCTCCTGGCGGGTGCTCGACGCGCTGAATCGGCTCGGTCCCTGTGATACCTGGACCGTCAGCGCCGACCTATTCGGAGAGCTCGAGGACATTCACATCCTCCACGGGCCCGGCGAATCCTATGCCCACCTGGAACACCTAGAACGCGACGGAACCGTCGTTCGAGAGGGAACCGAGTATCGGCTGGCAGACGGTGTCGCTGAGACGCTCGCCGATCTCGACGAGGAGCGCTGGGAACTCGAGTACTGA
- a CDS encoding TRAM domain-containing protein → MADCPLADDCPEFSERISGMGCQHYGDRGGKEWCNHYNQPIEDLKTQPVKAGEEVVIDVVDMHESGAGVGRTEDGFIVMVDGVLPEARARVEITRVHSNHARAEELELLPMEADEADEDGDGEDDESATADDIDDEPDDGRSPDRERLGSRENFWGS, encoded by the coding sequence ATGGCAGACTGTCCACTCGCTGACGACTGCCCGGAGTTCTCCGAACGGATCTCGGGGATGGGGTGCCAGCACTACGGCGACCGGGGTGGCAAGGAGTGGTGTAATCACTACAACCAGCCGATCGAGGATCTCAAAACCCAGCCAGTCAAGGCAGGCGAGGAGGTCGTCATCGACGTCGTCGACATGCACGAAAGCGGTGCCGGTGTCGGTCGAACCGAGGACGGGTTCATCGTGATGGTCGATGGTGTCCTGCCGGAAGCGCGCGCTCGCGTCGAGATTACGCGAGTCCACAGCAATCACGCGCGGGCGGAGGAACTCGAGCTCCTTCCCATGGAGGCCGACGAGGCCGACGAGGACGGCGACGGTGAGGACGACGAATCCGCAACGGCAGACGACATCGATGACGAACCCGATGACGGTCGCTCGCCCGATCGTGAGCGACTCGGTAGCCGCGAGAACTTCTGGGGCTCCTAG
- a CDS encoding electron transfer flavoprotein subunit beta/FixA family protein, translated as MKILVTVKEVATVEDEFEIEGTEIAGQYLGADLNEWDDYAIEEAVQLQEDGIADEVVAVTIGPEDCEQTIRQALAKGADRAVRVWDDALEDVDLLDVNAKTEILSAVIEAEEPDLVLSGVQAGDDSFGATGVSVAEEIGFQWGAVVNHLEHDLEDGVASVRRELEGGVEELTDIELPAVLTIQTGINEPRYASLRGIRQAQRKELNVQTLDDIGVDESTIETELELTEMYEPESESDATVWEGSADETAGELGELLRDKGVAQ; from the coding sequence ATGAAAATTCTCGTTACGGTCAAAGAGGTGGCGACCGTCGAAGACGAGTTCGAAATCGAGGGAACCGAAATCGCAGGCCAGTACCTCGGTGCCGACTTGAACGAATGGGACGACTACGCGATCGAAGAGGCCGTCCAGCTCCAGGAAGACGGGATCGCCGACGAGGTCGTCGCGGTCACCATCGGCCCGGAAGACTGTGAACAGACCATCCGCCAGGCGCTCGCGAAGGGGGCCGACCGCGCCGTCCGCGTCTGGGACGACGCCCTCGAAGACGTCGACCTGCTCGACGTCAACGCCAAGACGGAGATCCTCAGCGCCGTTATCGAGGCCGAAGAGCCCGATCTCGTGCTCTCGGGTGTGCAAGCCGGCGACGACAGCTTCGGCGCGACCGGCGTCTCGGTCGCCGAAGAGATCGGCTTCCAGTGGGGTGCCGTCGTCAACCACTTAGAACACGATCTCGAGGACGGCGTCGCGTCGGTCCGCCGCGAACTCGAGGGTGGCGTCGAGGAGCTGACCGACATCGAACTGCCCGCCGTGTTGACGATCCAGACGGGGATTAACGAGCCCCGCTATGCAAGCCTGCGTGGCATTCGCCAGGCCCAGCGCAAGGAACTCAACGTCCAGACGCTCGATGATATCGGCGTCGACGAGAGCACGATCGAAACCGAACTCGAGCTGACGGAGATGTACGAGCCCGAAAGCGAAAGTGACGCGACCGTCTGGGAAGGCAGCGCCGACGAGACGGCTGGAGAGCTCGGTGAGCTGCTTCGCGACAAGGGGGTGGCACAATGA
- a CDS encoding electron transfer flavoprotein subunit alpha/FixB family protein, with amino-acid sequence MTDVLAVADHRRGDLRDVSYEIITAGRELADETGGDLHLAVISGTVDDFADKLNREGVDAIHTVDHGEEFNHDVYAQAVTQLYDELAPQFIVTPNSVNGLDYAPAVANELDLPIVTDTVDLEADGETLIATREMYGGKVETTTQLEGDAVVTIRGAEWPAAEGTGDAAIEAFDADIDEDAIGSTVTGFEEVGGGDVDISEAELLVSVGRGIEEEENLEMIRDLADALDATLSSSRPIVDNGWLPKNRQVGQSGKVVTPDVYIAIGISGAVQHVAGMKGSDTIVAINTDPNAPIMDIADYAIVDDLFDVVPELIDEFQ; translated from the coding sequence ATGACGGACGTCCTCGCAGTCGCGGACCACCGCCGCGGTGACCTCCGCGACGTCAGCTACGAGATCATCACCGCCGGTCGCGAACTCGCCGACGAAACCGGTGGCGACCTCCATCTGGCTGTCATCAGCGGCACCGTCGACGACTTCGCCGACAAGCTCAACCGCGAGGGCGTCGACGCCATCCACACCGTCGACCACGGCGAAGAGTTCAACCACGACGTCTACGCGCAGGCGGTCACGCAGCTCTACGACGAGCTCGCACCCCAGTTCATCGTGACACCCAACAGCGTCAACGGGCTCGATTACGCGCCCGCCGTCGCGAACGAACTCGACCTGCCGATCGTCACCGACACCGTCGACCTCGAGGCCGACGGCGAGACCCTGATTGCTACTCGCGAGATGTACGGCGGCAAGGTCGAGACGACCACCCAACTCGAGGGTGACGCCGTCGTCACGATCCGCGGTGCCGAGTGGCCCGCTGCCGAAGGCACCGGCGACGCCGCGATCGAGGCCTTCGACGCCGACATCGACGAGGACGCGATCGGCTCGACCGTCACCGGCTTCGAGGAAGTCGGCGGTGGCGACGTCGATATCAGCGAGGCCGAGTTGCTGGTCTCGGTCGGTCGCGGGATCGAAGAAGAGGAGAACCTCGAGATGATCCGCGACCTGGCCGACGCTTTGGACGCGACGCTGTCGTCCTCGCGCCCGATCGTCGACAACGGCTGGCTGCCCAAGAACCGTCAGGTCGGCCAGTCCGGGAAGGTCGTCACGCCCGACGTTTACATCGCGATCGGTATCTCCGGGGCGGTCCAGCACGTCGCCGGCATGAAAGGCTCCGATACGATCGTCGCGATCAACACCGACCCCAACGCGCCGATCATGGACATCGCCGACTACGCCATCGTCGACGACCTCTTCGATGTCGTCCCCGAACTCATCGACGAGTTCCAGTAA
- a CDS encoding polyprenyl synthetase family protein codes for MELLERRRALIEKRLVEVVEGVEPETLSNEVRHIALSGGKRVRPMVTLLACETVGGRAEDAVEFGVGIELVHTASLVIDDIIDRSELRRGTTSAWAEFGHGPAIITSDGLLGEAFALFSPDPDATRVVADAMVELGVGEATELAAQPANEDEYMTLARRKTGALFRAAAELGAIAADSDPVTVDALGEYAERVGVAFQIRDDVLDAVADPEALGKPTGHDAALERPSVVQVTDLTPDEANAAARREADRAIDALDRVEVADSDARQYLLELAEFVVQRER; via the coding sequence ATGGAACTGCTGGAGCGCCGACGGGCACTGATCGAAAAGCGCCTCGTCGAGGTGGTCGAAGGGGTCGAGCCCGAGACGCTCTCCAACGAAGTTCGCCATATCGCGCTCTCCGGGGGGAAGCGTGTCCGACCGATGGTGACGCTGTTGGCCTGCGAAACGGTGGGTGGACGGGCAGAGGACGCCGTCGAGTTCGGCGTCGGAATCGAACTCGTCCATACGGCGTCGCTCGTTATCGACGACATCATCGATCGCTCCGAACTCCGACGCGGGACGACCAGCGCCTGGGCTGAATTCGGTCACGGCCCGGCGATCATCACCAGCGACGGCTTACTGGGCGAGGCGTTCGCGCTCTTTTCGCCCGATCCGGACGCGACCCGCGTCGTCGCCGACGCGATGGTCGAACTCGGTGTCGGCGAGGCGACCGAACTGGCAGCCCAGCCAGCCAACGAAGACGAGTACATGACACTCGCTCGCCGGAAGACCGGCGCGCTGTTCCGGGCTGCTGCCGAACTGGGAGCCATCGCCGCCGACTCCGATCCCGTCACGGTCGATGCGCTGGGCGAATACGCAGAACGGGTCGGCGTTGCCTTCCAGATCAGAGACGACGTGTTAGACGCCGTCGCCGATCCCGAAGCGCTCGGCAAACCGACCGGTCACGACGCTGCTCTCGAGCGACCGTCGGTCGTTCAAGTGACCGATCTCACGCCGGACGAGGCCAACGCCGCTGCCCGGCGGGAAGCCGACCGCGCGATCGACGCCCTGGATCGCGTTGAGGTCGCTGATTCCGACGCCCGACAGTATCTCCTCGAGCTCGCGGAGTTCGTCGTTCAGCGCGAACGGTAA